ATTTTTTTAGAACAttgtatgtgacgtcacaaaggatCCGACATGGCCGTAGAATCCACGGGTTAAAaaggtgattatgacgtaacaaccaGCAGTTCTAAATAATTTCGATTATTTCCGACAGgagaaagagaaaaaaagaCGAGAAAAAAAGCGCAAGGTAAATTACTAGAATGTGGCGGTAAAGTCAAGCTGTTGTGGCCTCACTATTACGAAATACAccgtggagtaagatgggcgTCGTTAGCATAAATTACCCCATATTTTATAgtcgcattttaaacaattaaacgaAACCATCACTATACATTCCTTTATAAACGAACTGCCTTTCATACAcagacgaagaacaaagacgaagacgccaaTATAAGGATGCCGGTTTGAGGTGTTTGTAGGCTAAGTGTGTATAGGCCTAATATAGGTGTGTACGCGCGAAGAAAGAGGATCAGAGACGCCGATAAAGGATGTCGGTTTCAGGTGGTTTAGGTTTAGTCTTTAagtatgtgtgtttgtgtgtgtgttatCTGGTATTttcccagtgttgccagctatttttttgctggacctaatgttgccagctattcCCCCAAGCACTTTTTAGTGCTTCTACATGTCtttgaaataaatgcaaagGGAATTGTTGCAACAATCTTTCTTGATAATGATTAGCATCTACTGTAGTGTTCATTCCTTCCGAGCGTTTTGTCTGTCGGGACTTAAATCTTACAGCGGTTTTGTATTGTCTCGGTTTGCTTTGCGAGAACTCTTGTCTTGGTACTCATTtactcgagtaatatcaacgcgcagtataatatatacatctTCTTTTAATTCTCTAACTGTTTAAATCGATAAAATTTAACCGAAGTCccctcactgttaagttaacttatttaacaCAACATCGGGGTATGGCATAATTGGGatgatggccacgtcacaattacgcttTACGTCGANNNNNNNNNNNNNNNNNNNNNNNNNNNNNNNNNNNNNNNNNNNNNNNNNNNNNNNNNNNNNNNNNNNNNNNNNNNNNNNNNNNNNNNNNNNNNNNNNNNNNNNNNNNNNNNNNNNNNNNNNNNNNNNNTTACAGCTGCGGTTTTGTTACGTGGACGTCGCCGTTTTTAGCGGTTCGTAACAGCCACAGTATGTCGTAACGGTCGGTGCGGTGCGTAACAGCCagacgatattatattgtgtgaaaatacgacgagagtatcgcggtaccaagaTGTTTTCTCAATAAGCGGTCGGGTGATGCAGGGCCGTTGTTGGCTTTGACTCTTTGCAGGTGGGCGCTTGGTGGCGTGCGCACTGCGGGGCTTTTCTGTAAGATTTTGTATCTTTTCGTTTGTTGATGTTTCAATGATCATGTTGCGCTTCCTATATGCTTGTTGGTgtgattgtttattgttgcgttgtattatttttgtcaatgggtttcttttccttgctttgggtaaggtctatccagcaagggtttctcaccagagtagaaacccactaccattggctgggggcttgtcgtgccgtagtggctttccaccaacgccagccacataaattatgaaggtattttaatcctgtttctATTTTCCAGAGGTGATGACGTAATCATTTTTAGGACACCCTGACGTCACTCCCAAACCTCCTATGGAATTCCCCACACACAAGAACGACTAAAAGCTTACGATCATTTACTAGCGTTGCATCTATAACttgtgcaataaaatattgggcaatatatTGATAAAGTTCAACTATTTGGAGCACAAACATTATGGGCATCGAGGTCGACCTTCCAGGATTTTCCACGCTGAGTTTAAGCCCGCTAATACATCGGTATCGATACCGGGGATGTCCCCCCACATATGTTTAACTATCATCCCTGGTTGGTCGTCATTCTTCACCAATTCCTTCTCGTTGCGCTCGGAATACGGGGCAGGCTGTGGGTGATATGGGGTTAGTTGGGTAACCAATCCGAACTTAAACTTCGTTGAGGAAACATAACTTAACATTCAGTGCCAGCAAACAGCAAtgaaccacaaagttacatacatggtaacttgtaagcgggcacgaggtgtatgaaacataacacccgtgttataacgactgttcaTTGTAGTTAGCTTATTTACTAATCCTCGCCCTTTGGGTGAATTTGCTTAATTTTTCTGCCACGATATCCtttcaaaacaatatacatatCATAAGAATAATAAACCCAAGTAAACTTACCACAATATTTGCGTTTCCTTTCCTCAGCTTTTCCCTCAACAACCCAGTGACCCAAACATCATCAAGATGCATCAACTCGGTCATGCGAGACACCTCAAATAATTTCGTTGCCATTTTGCTTGTGGTTGTGTAGAGACCCCCTCGGCAATAGACCGGCCATTGGGTGGGTGGGTACTTCAAGTACGAGATCTTCCATTTTGATGAATATTCCCGCGCGGGAACGTCACACTTCTGGTAACTGTACATGCAACTTATCGGTAAGTCGCCGAACGAATCAAATTTGTCGTTGCGTTCACCAACCCTGTAGTGTGGTAGCATGGTGTGCAGGTGCGCCACCATGTGGGGGATGTGAATTGCTACGTCGTCGTCACACGAGGAGTAAAACCAACGATCGGGGAGGATGTGAGCGACCCACTGCATTCCTGCCACAGTCTTCAATGTGATCGGGCTGTGAAGGATGAATTCATTgagacttatttatcccctaGTGATGGGGATGTTAACAGCCACACAGTGTAAACAAGATAAGTAATTAAggtaaaacttgttttcttACAATGGTGTTTTGATGTACGGTATCAACAAAATGTCGCCGTGTAGAAAACCTTCTTCCTCTGTTTGtttattgatgatgtcatccaTGGTTACATCAACAATGAACACTAGTtcgattatgacatcatcaatcgcacgaattccaccccatgtttcacgGATAGTGTTCCGACGATCAAAATGTGACGCGCTCGATTTAACGACAATTACCATCGACCATTTTACTTTGTCTGCAACACAAAGGGAGTTTGGataaatatgaattaaaaGTGTGAAGGATCTTGTggcaaatattgttttgtgatTAGTTGAATCAGGTTCAAGACCCCGCGATGCTACATCAATATATGTGTTTAGACACTTAAAAGTAAACTCTgatgtctcactgtaggacacAACAACCTTTGAGACCACACaacaaacaattgccagaagctAGGTTTCCTGTGACAAAAGGATTGTTTGCATCACAATACACAAAGGATAAAACGCTTGTGCGAAAACAATACATTAATTTGGTTAAAAGTTTGTTATGGCGAGGTTGTTCCATGTTACCCATTCATGTTTGAAGGGATGATGTATTCAAAACAACTTAAGGTTTGTTGGAAGCCAACCCTAATTGATTCTTTGTTAacgaataaaacaatttaacaaatgttttaaatattctgttctTAGCGTGTTATACCAATTGtaattttgctgttaattccgaTTTTATAAGctgttataattaaatattacagcAGAATAGCAAGATATATGAATTTCTGTTATATATCAAACATTAACTAAGATTCAagtcaaatatattttgacaattttaaacaaatctttTTCAGACTTTTAATACAACTGATGGAATTCCAAGGCATAATACACATCACATCAGTGTTGCCCCGAACGACCACCTAACCCTCCCCAACCAACCCCCCCCTACACCCCCCAACCTACCAGGGTGCAACCCACAAACCCCATGAGCGATCGTCTTCTCAACCTTCCATGGCGTCGAAACAAATTTGATTAAATCTCGTTTATTCGACAAATCGTCGCTGTAAACGCTGTTCAACTCGTTGTTCTGCTTCGCCGCACACACGGGTGGAAGTTCGCTGGATGGAGGAGatggttaaattaaaactcgttaatgattttaacttggtttttatttatttattaaataaaaccacaGTCAATACAACACctgtgttctgtttaatacacctcgtgcatgcttacaagttaccgcgtatgtaacttattgacACTAacacccacaatagtagcagcactGAACCCTGAACTCTGAACTCTCAAAGAGTTCTGGTTGGGAAACAAGCGCTCTAACCAGTGTACTTTAATGCTTTAGGTTTAATATTGGTATTTTACGTCGGCTACAGAGTAATACCTAAGTAAGTAATACCTAAGTTAACACAGTAAATTAGATTGCTTCAAACCAGTCTTTATTTAACTAACAATGTATCAATACGTACTTGTTTATTCTGGACTGCAATATGACAACACTTGTAATAAATAACACGCCAACTATTAAAAATGGTTTGTAGTATTTTCGAGGCATCCTACGTCACCGGTTCATTCACAAATCCATGCCATCCATGTTTCGTAGTAAAACTAGATGTCAACAACATAATATCGGGATTTGAATCCTGGACTGTGGCGTGGGAAAGTTTATTCCTCCCCGGTTCAATTCAGCAATGTATTAGGCGTTGTTATGgagtaatttattaataactattaattaatttattaataaaataaatatttatttatactctaaacaattatatattgtataaaccGTGTCAGTACGTTCGCAcgattttaaatctttgattggaattaatatttgaataaatagtTCTTTTGCAATgcataatatttgttaaaaaataggtctttacagtaaataaaaaaatctaaaatattccAGAATAAAAAGATGGTAAGCACTGAAGTAACCATAGCGACGCTACGCGCGAAACTTTTgttgaaaagttgaaaatgaaTATTTCGCGAAAAGAAATCGACGTTTTCGCCGAATGCAAAGTTGCTAAACGGCAAATCGAAAATCTAAATTTAGAATTAtcaaaatgcaaaaacacaCCAACAAACAACAAGCTTAATCCACAAGTGTCTAAACTAATACCTGTACTAAACGAATCCTTAGAATTGTTGACTTCTGCAATACATTACCAAAGTCACTTAAGGTAACTCATGgtagaaatatatattgtttattgtgaATATGTTTATCTACAGCGTGTGCGATCATGACCAGCAACAAATTCAAAATGACGAGCTGCATTATATGGAGGTTTGTATGATATAACTACGTAAtatgacagtgagcatgaggggCATATTAGCAATCGTTGTTACATATGCCCACTaaggtagcagcaacgagccttgaaccagtaCCCTCTTAGCTAGAGGCAGACACCCATTGTGTTGCACATCTTCATGCTTTGGTCTCttgtacaaaataatatttaaaccacTTTACCGCGTCGCTATGTTCCGACATTATTTCTCCAGCCGACACAACCACATGAAAATAAACCAACTGCCAAAAGACAGAGGGAACCATTTGCAAGGTGGGGTGCTACATTTGTCAAGCACAAAACCtattggttatttatatttgtataatgtTGTGTTATCACATACATAGACACAGCCTTTGCGGAGATGAAACAATCAATGAGAATTTGTCGAAAGAAATTGTTCAAGTGATTCGAATTGCTGGAGAAAAACAGGAAGAGATCAACAGGTTTGGAATATTATGGTTGTGGGGTCGCTAATGGTTCCTATGTTATGTTACATCATGTTTCAGGTTGAGGGAAACCAATACAAAGTTGGAGGGGAAGATCAAAGATTGTTTGTGAGTCATAGATGGGTTGTTATGATAAACAaatgttattgtgatgtcatacaggTGTGGGACGGGTGGTGGGGAAGATGGCTCAAACCAGGTTTGTTGGTTTGGTTGGTTTCTTCAGTGCTGTGAAAAAGTTATAGGCTGgcacgtgtatgaaacagaacacccgtattataacgactgccgttacCTCgctatgcaaggataaataaattttgtttattgttccTTCATTGAAACTTAACTTTAGATAAAAATACTTCAAGAAGAATTAAGATCAACAAGAGAGCTAAACATAAACCTTGAAAATCAACTTCAAGAATCCaagtttgttgtttctatgttttggtgtataagatgtttatggtTGTTTGCAGGAAAACCATGGAAACAATGGAAGTTGAATTATTTGAAACCCGGCTCAGATTGGATGAGATGAAGGTGGAGAAGTTGCATTGGGTGGGTTGGGTGTTCGGGGTTGGTTCATTAACTCGACAATCAgggtgtttttaataaactaatagtgaccactgggttgaggcaatttttgttaagtgtcttccccaagaacacatttgcccacaatggtggcagcgacaAGCTTCAAACCCGTACCCCGAAGTCTAGAAGTGTTGTTCCTAAATCCAAATGATGGATGCACCACGCTCACCAGTATTGAGCATAAAGTTTAGTATTTTACGCTTGTTTAACCNNNNNNNNNNNNNNNNNNNNNNNNNNNNNNNNNNNNNNNNNNNNNNNNNNGTTAGTGCGGGAGGGGTTGGTTCTTGTAAGGATAAATGGTTTACATTCATCCAACATATTGTGTATCCAACTTCCGTCGCCTTCACGTGATCCTTGTTATGATGTTAATTATTTAGGTGGAACAATTAACGAAAGAAATATCGGAAATTAAgttaaaagaacaaataaataatgaaataacaGAAGACCTAAGGTTGGTATGTCATAATgtacattgtgatgtcacaacacCGTGATTATTATGTAGGGGGTTACTGAAAGAGGAAATTGAACGAAGGCAAAACATGGATTGTTGGGAGGGGGTGGCTGGGATAAAAGATGATGAAATTAAGGAGTAATTATCAAGGTATTATAAGTTATAATGGGATGTTTATGTTGTTCTACTGCAGGCTTAAAGAGGATTGTTTGAAATTAAcgaaagaaatgaaaa
The sequence above is a segment of the Ciona intestinalis unplaced genomic scaffold, KH HT001069.1, whole genome shotgun sequence genome. Coding sequences within it:
- the LOC113475593 gene encoding uncharacterized protein LOC113475593 isoform X1, with the protein product MNISRKEIDVFAECKVAKRQIENLNLELSKCKNTPTNNKLNPQVSKLIPVLNESLELLTSAIHYQSHLSVCDHDQQQIQNDELHYMEPTQPHENKPTAKRQREPFARHSLCGDETINENLSKEIVQVIRIAGEKQEEINRLRETNTKLEGKIKDCLCGTGGGEDGSNQIKILQEELRSTRELNINLENQLQESKKTMETMEVELFETRLRLDEMKVEKLHWVGWVFGVGSLTRQSGCF
- the LOC100180782 gene encoding beta-1,3-galactosyltransferase 5-like, coding for MPRKYYKPFLIVGVLFITSVVILQSRINNELPPVCAAKQNNELNSVYSDDLSNKRDLIKFVSTPWKVEKTIAHGVCGLHPDKVKWSMVIVVKSSASHFDRRNTIRETWGGIRAIDDVIIELVFIVDVTMDDIINKQTEEEGFLHGDILLIPYIKTPFPITLKTVAGMQWVAHILPDRWFYSSCDDDVAIHIPHMVAHLHTMLPHYRVGERNDKFDSFGDLPISCMYSYQKCDVPAREYSSKWKISYLKYPPTQWPVYCRGGLYTTTSKMATKLFEVSRMTELMHLDDVWVTGLLREKLRKGNANIVPAPYSERNEKELVKNDDQPGMIVKHMWGDIPGIDTDVLAGLNSAWKILEGRPRCP
- the LOC113475593 gene encoding uncharacterized protein LOC113475593 isoform X2, coding for MNISRKEIDVFAECKVAKRQIENLNLELSKCKNTPTNNKLNPQVSKLIPVLNESLELLTSAIHYQSHLSVCDHDQQQIQNDELHYMEPTQPHENKPTAKRQREPFARHSLCGDETINENLSKEIVQVIRIAGEKQEEINRLRETNTKLEGKIKDCLCGTGGGEDGSNQENHGNNGS